The sequence below is a genomic window from Candidatus Brocadiia bacterium.
TAACTCTGGTAGGCGTGCAGGTACAACAGCACCAGCTTGGGGTCAATCAGCTCGAAGGCCCGCCTGAAATTGACCGGTTTATGGTCCCGGAGATAGTTGACGATGCTCCGCTCGGGTGACCTGGGCAATAACCCCATCAGCTCCGCCCATTTGCCCCAGTTCTGGCTGATGGCGGTCCTGACATCCCTGACCTGCTTGCGGTCCGCGGCGGAGGTCGAGGTCAGGGCCGTCTTCAGGGCGCCTTCATAATCGCGCCGAATTAGCTGCTTGGCGGCGAAGTCGTTCCCGGCGCGCACCGACCCGAACCTCTGCTCGTCAAAGTAGTTGGGCAGGCCGTCCCGTCTGACCTCGTCCAGCCGCTGGGTTATCCGGTCCATCTCGGGCTTGGACAAATCGCGGATGGTTATGTCAAAGTGGTTGGCATCGAACGAATCCGGCCCGATGGCGTGTTCAACCCGGCCCAGGTATTTGAGCTGAAACCGGTCCTGGGTCATGTCCTTGTCCGGCCCGCGGTAGATGGAAATCAACTGGGCGGTTTGGGCGTGGCGGTCCTTAAGCCCGCCGGCCGAGATGGCCTTGCGGCTGAGGGCCCAGAACTTGCCGATGATGTCCATCGCCTCTATCGTGCCGATGTCGAATTTAGCCAGCTCGTAGACGGCATAGATTCCCATTCGACCGGGTTTAATCCCGGACACCTCACGCACCACAAAATCAGATGGTAACTGTTTTATCTTCATA
It includes:
- the truD gene encoding tRNA pseudouridine(13) synthase TruD, producing MKIKQLPSDFVVREVSGIKPGRMGIYAVYELAKFDIGTIEAMDIIGKFWALSRKAISAGGLKDRHAQTAQLISIYRGPDKDMTQDRFQLKYLGRVEHAIGPDSFDANHFDITIRDLSKPEMDRITQRLDEVRRDGLPNYFDEQRFGSVRAGNDFAAKQLIRRDYEGALKTALTSTSAADRKQVRDVRTAISQNWGKWAELMGLLPRSPERSIVNYLRDHKPVNFRRAFELIDPKLVLLYLHAYQSYLWNKGLSQYLTRNIQNGANSNSEFIRFPYMLGEFVFYRQLPTEALESLQGLSIPFVTHRTVYNDSTIRQIFEGILKEEGIRMEDFKIRGMVKTYFRKGERNAIIFTDKLSVTAAESDELNKGKQKMTVSFEIPRGAYATILVKRLTYDFSLKAI